One Augochlora pura isolate Apur16 chromosome 10, APUR_v2.2.1, whole genome shotgun sequence DNA window includes the following coding sequences:
- the LOC144476044 gene encoding ran-specific GTPase-activating protein: MPENMLNGDHVETEGDNSETQDNEEDGNDNDIDFDPIITLPLIEVSNNEEDEVELIKMRAKLYRYDSSNNPAEWKERGTGEVKLLRHKIKNTVRVVMRRDKTYKICANHFVTPWMELKPNCGSDRAWVWSVLADYADEQLKPELLAIRFANAENASMWKEAFEKAKKIVGTECEIYDSGTSSDVSYSESTDNEEEGKKQTGNETLKVPHSEIEKANNEQEIEKVSNEFEELQVKATEEV; encoded by the exons ATGCCAGAAAACATG ttGAATGGGGACCATGTTGAAACGGAAGGCGATAATTCTGAAACTCAGGACAACGAAGAAGATGGTAACGACAATGACATAGATTTTGACCCAATAATCACTTTACCTTTAATAGAAGTGTCTAATAACGAAGAGGATGAGGTTgaattgattaaaat gaGGGCAAAATTATACCGCTATGATTCATCCAATAACCCTGCAGAGTGGAAGGAACGGGGAACGGGGgaagtaaaattgttaaggcATAAGATAAAAAATACTGTACGAGTTGTAATGCGAAGAGACAAAACGTACAAAATCTGTGCCAATCATTTTGTCACACCTTGGATGGAATTGAAACCGAACTGTGGTAGTGACAGAGCATGGGTTTGGAGCGTACTTGCAGATTACGCAGATGAACAGTTAAAACCAGAGCTGCTGGCGATACGATTCGCAAACGCGGAAA atGCATCCATGTGGAAGGAAGCGTTCGAGAAAGCAAAGAAGATAGTAGGTACTGAATGCGAAATATATGACAGCGGAACTTCTAGCGACGTGAGTTACAGTGAAAGTACCGACAATGAAGAAGAAGGGAAAAAACAGACAGGAAACGAAACTTTAAAAGTTCCACATagcgaaattgaaaaagcaAACAATgaacaagaaatagaaaaagtatCAAATGAATTCGAAGAATTACAAGTGAAAGCTACAGAGGAAGTATAA
- the Wbl gene encoding endoplasmic reticulum protein 29-like protein wbl produces MLPSIAVTLLVIGIASAEDCKGCVSLDSYSFNKVIPKFKAAIVKFDVAFPYGEKHEEYGQIAAATKDANDLLVAEVRVKDYGNKDNSDLAARYKIKPQEFPAVLLFLQGKTEPIPFVTDKETEFNADNIKRFIKTKSTVYLGLPGCVEQLDRLAEEFKSGGEKERKEILNKAKVFEETLPDTQRTAAKVYVKTMERILEKGDVFVQTEQTRIEGILKGKLSNEKKRSMEERRNILHSFLRRDEL; encoded by the exons ATGCTTCCATCGATCGCAGTCACTCTTCTTGTCATTGGAATAGCCTCTGCAGAGGACTGCAAAGGATGCGTCTCTTTGGACTCTTATTCTTTCAACAAG GTAATTCCAAAATTTAAAGCTGCGATAGTGAAGTTTGATGTGGCATTTCCGTACGGAGAAAAGCACGAAGAATATGGTCAAATAGCCGCTGCCACAAAAGATGCCAATGATCTTTTGGTAGCTGAAGTCAGAGTGAAGGATTATGGGAATAAAGACAACTCTGATCTCGCCGCTCGTTATAAAATCAAACCACAAGAATTCCCAGCGGTTTTACTCTTTCTCCAAGGGAAAACAGAGCCTATTCCCTTTGTCACGGACAAGGAAACTGAATTCAACGCGGATAATATCAAGAGATTCATTAAAACGAAGTCGACCGTGTACCTTGGTTTGCCAGGTTGCGTCGAACAATTAGATAGACTTGCGGAAGAATTTAAATCTgggggagaaaaagaaaggaag GAGATATTGAATAAAGCGAAAGTCTTTGAAGAAACATTACCTGACACGCAACGCACAGCCGCCAAAGTTTACGTTAAAACTATGGAACGAATATTAGAAAAAGGAGATGTGTTTGTTCAAACTGAACAAACGAGAATAGAGGGTATCTTGAAGGGTAAACTATCGAATGAGAAAAAACGTTCTATGGAAGAGAGGCGCAATATCCTGCATTCATTTTTGCGCAGAGATGAATTGTGA